Proteins encoded by one window of Chiroxiphia lanceolata isolate bChiLan1 chromosome 26, bChiLan1.pri, whole genome shotgun sequence:
- the GPR179 gene encoding probable G-protein coupled receptor 179 isoform X2, translating into MEPRRWPLLWGVRAVLVHVTVLTAGQRPQERPPRPPGWSPGPSSSWAPTLEPGAPGDAEGSAAALAFLRTGDAQRLARANCSGGVAAGPPGPGPPPALRAALRAAPEALAHTANFLNMLFQTNDIREASVAEDVEWYQALVRSLAEGHPWVRRAVLALDAHPLAPKPRLMLQATKGDGQILLQDVSASAPSLGNLSWDNEWFNALKSQRTPQLRKRVLSNDLRSMETPKWQRGDSYVGDPGHVRWSPPFLECREGRFLPAWAVTLSSAFYGLKPDLSPEFKGVVRVDVELRDVAIDQCASGPGWFSDTHRCDLNSTQCVPQESRGFVLGRYLCRCRPGFYGAGGVASGAWAGPDGGSRLACWPCRPGCATCEDDKPCLIQEDPVLRAAVLSCQACCMLAIFLSMLVSYHFRRSKRIRASGIILLETILFGSLLLYFPVFILYFKPSIFRCIVLRWVRMLGFATVYGTITLKLYRVLKVFLSRSAQRAPYVSSGRVLKMLAPILLLVLWFLAAWTIGMLENINKNIPLVIRTQTTHGLHFYICGHDCWDYMMVIAEMLFLLWGSFLCYATRAVPSAFHEPRYMGIALHNELMISTAFHVVRFIIIPSLHPDWTLLLFFAHTHGTVTMTLALLFIPKFLHRGSPLREEITAEVYEDELDMRRSGSCLNSSIASAWSEHSLDPDDIREELKKLYRQLEVHKTWRMATNNPHLPRKRSSRRSLARSILRRGAEPPEAPSRRSSAGDRGSIPGRRGSSARRPPDTGGTGARMRDEGARRRSSALRKSRSSEGPPRGSPSPGTLPPEEPSPGREEMEVTLEQSDSDSLDAAPLVCKSASAQNLSGHWQRPPARAPALQKSHSVVTGAREEALLAASRAAREGWHSSRQLSAPASRHPPGRAPPRDAGKAKIPAKSCSQEDASPLGDAKAQKHVTYAPTKSVSIDSAHPPRKVRVAVRKTPPVPPVRYESLGRHSGPAGDSLEPAEPPRDPPAPAGEAEGTPEGTPEGHPGRSSPSAGKGGLLSPPPISAQVCPWELIQDEILSRKQKAAEAAESGIPGDTETTGPEPKPAPAKTFRSLGLAIKALNRSRGKSILRGRRESEGSFRKRGSSRREKSSLAEASATSLGGTGPDPAAKSPEGGRQRPEPPSRGYTVPCQHNNNAATPGEATGWGDSGTEGQWDSLVPGTAGGDEVAEQPGGKTQVEPQEGDGAPGVDPGKDVPAVDPGKDVPAVDPGKDVPAVDPGKDVPAVDPGKDVPAVDPGKDAPAVDRGKDAPAVMLEEGTAKGLQGMNGSIQPQEHTEEEQPPAKPTPSSPQPSTTSVQGEARGKPRTGVFPPGSLGIPAGRGALLRQEAVASREDGGLPVGEESPAKALGKGSSQDEPLGPGGSQDTDRARDAAGKAGTVPKPSSQQAGSVDSKKATICPWEVEDEPRPRTEICPWEEAAAPAGKEGLRQDTSKREGKPGSRGVGDTKAKLAGTGGRREQHRDTGIFTELVRKSLEKAESKKSQSMESIKEEICPWESLGTEKALGQPPARSTALPKSPSGKSQSTESLKAEICPWEAQEPKSSEICPWEGAEPPSGKEKLRPSTVSKSPSASQDLLKETGVGASGKEEKAKRDHESICPWESTDTEQPLPKLHTGSTEPSKKSAEICPWEDQEVKSSDKAEICPWESMEQPLGKARAGSTEPSKKSQSTESLKAEICPWEDQEPKSSDKAEICPWEGAELQLEKGTAPGKDRVPPKSSKPVEKGSRDRESVCPWESTDIEQSPGKARAGSTEPSKKSQSKESLKAEICPWEGQEPKSSDKAEICPWESTDTEQPQAKPCAGSTALPKSPSKKSQSTESLKAEICPWEDQEPKSSDKAEICPWEGAEPPSQQPKAQQVSQGGSRGDKRITRQAALASPERSPGKGSRDREAVCPWESLGTQEPSGTSHVVGTGLPKSPSGKSQSTESLKAEICPWEDQEPKSSDKAEICPWESTDTEQPLGKPRAGRTEPSKKSQSKESLKAEICPWEDQEPKSIDKAEICPWEGAEPQLEKGTAPGKDRVPPKSSKPVEKRSRDRESVCPWESTDTEDLSLKTAMEKEPSKKSDSTESRKSEICPWETAEPMGLEKESSKAGVHPRGADRTSHPGMGKPKPVAGAGVGSPTALLEKSKGSSDGEAKHKPLCRLPPSIQPPGMGSSSRPGTGLAEVCPWEAEEAPSAPAKPSTDTRKSSEVCPWEEERVDPTPTHQGQGRARGTPRDGEGGERDTQPEVCPWDHQ; encoded by the exons ATGGAGCCGCGCCGCTGGCCGCTGCTCTGGGGCGTCCGCGCGGTGCTGGTGCACGTCACGGTGCTCACGGCGGGGCAGCGCCCGCAGGAGAGACCCCCGCGGCCGCCAGGATGGTCGCCGGGCCCCTCATCCTCGTGGGCGCCCACCCTGGAGCCGGGAGCGCCGGGGGACGCCGAGGGCTCGGCGGCAGCGCTGGCGTTCCTGCGCACGGGGGATGCCCAGCGCCTGGCCCGGGCCAACTGCAGCGGGGGGGTCGCGGCGGGACCCCCCGGCCCGGggccccccccggccctgcGAGCCGCCCTCCGGGCCGCCCCTGAGGCGCTGGCACACACCGCCAACTTCCTCAACATGCTCTTCCAGACCAACGACATCCGCGAGGCCAGCGTGGCCGAGGACGTGGAGTGGTACCAGGCGCTGGTCCGCAGCCTGGCCGAGGGGCACCCGTGGGTGCGCCGGGCGGTGCTGGCCCTCGACGCCCACCCGCTGGCCCCCAAGCCCCGGCTGATGCTCCAGGCCACCAAGGGGGACGGGCAGATCCTACTGCAGGACGTCTCGGCCTCCGCCCCCAGCCTGGGCAACCTCAGCTGGGACAACGAGTGGTTCAACGCCCTCAAGTCCCAGCGGACCCCCCAGCTCCGCAAGCGCGTGCTCAGCAACGACCTGCGCAGCATGGAGACCCCCAAGTGGCAGCGGGGGGACAGCTACGTGGGCGACCCGGGCCACGTGAGGTGGTCGCCGCCGTTCCTGGAGTGCCGGGAGGGCCGGTTCCTGCCCGCCTGGGCGGTCACGCTCTCCTCCGCCTTCTACGGGCTCAAGCCAGACCTCAGCCCCGAGTTCAA GGGTGTGGTGCGGGTGGATGTGGAGCTGCGGGATGTGGCCATCGACCAGTGCGCCAGCGGGCCGGGCTGGTTCTCTGACACACATCGCTGTGACCTCAACAGCACCCAG TGTGTGCCCCAGGAGAGCCGTGGCTTCGTCCTCGGGAGGTACCTGTGCCGGTGCAGGCCGGGCTTTTACGGGGCCGGCGGAGTGGCCAGCGGTGCCTGGGCAG ggccgGACGGGGGGTCCCGCCTGGCGTGCTGGCCCTGCCGCCCGGGCTGTGCCACCTGTGAGGATGACAAGCCGTGCCTGATCCAGGAGGACCCGGTGCTGCGGGCGGCCGTGCTGTCGTGCCAGGCCTGCTGCATGCTGGCCATCTTCCTCAGCATGCTCGTCTCCTACCACTTCAGACGGAGCAAG aggaTCCGGGCATCGGGAATCATCCTCCTGGAGACCATCCTCTTTGGATCCCTCCTCCTCTACTTCCCC GTGTTCATCCTGTACTTCAAGCCGAGCATCTTCCGCTGCATCGTCCTGCGCTGGGTGCGGATGCTCGGCTTCGCCACCGTCTACGGCACCATCACCCTCAAGCTGTACAG gGTGCTGAAGGTGTTCCTGTCCCGCTCGGCCCAGCGGGCGCCCTACGTGTCGAGCGGGCGGGTGCTGAAGATGCTGGCgcccatcctgctcctggtgctgtggTTCCTGGCAGCCTGGACCATCGGGATGCTGGAGAACATCAACAAGAACATCCCGCTGGTGATCCGCACCCAGACCACCCACGGGCTCCACTTCTACATCTGCGGCCACGACTGCTGGGACTACATGATGGTCATTG ccgagatgctgttcctgctgtgggGCAGCTTCCTGTGCTACGCCACCCGGGCCGTGCCCTCCGCCTTCCACGAGCCCCGGTACATGGGCATCGCCCTCCACAACGAGCTCATGATCTCCACTGCCTTCCACGTGGTCAG GTTCATCATCATCCCCTCCCTGCATCCTGACTGGactctgctcctcttcttcgCTCACACCCACGGCACCGTCACCATGACCCTGGCCCTGCTCTTTATCCCCAAG TTCCTGCACAGGGGCTCTCCGCTGCGGGAGGAGATCACGGCCGAGGTGTACGAGGACGAGCTGGACATGCGGCGCTCGGGCTCCTGCCTGAACAGCAGCATCGCGTCCGCCTGGAGCGAGCACAGTCTCGACCCCGATGACATTCGG gaggagctgaagaagctcTACCGGCAGCTGGAGGTGCACAAGACGTGGCGGATGGCGACCAACAACCCCCACCTGCCCAGGAAGCGCAGCTCCCGCCGCAGCCTCGCCCGCTCCATCCTGCGCCGCGGGGCCGAGCCGCCCGAGGCCCCGTCCCGCCGGAGCAGCGCCGGGGACCGCGGGAGCATCCCGGGCCGCCGCGGCTCCTCCGCCAGGCGCCCGCCGGACACCGGCGGCACCGGCGCGAGGATGAGGGACGAGGGAGCCCGGCGCCGCTCCTCGGCCCTGCGCAAGTCCCGCAGCTCCGAGGGGCCCCCCCGAGGGTCGCCCAGCCCCGGCACCCTCCCCCCCGAGGAGCCCTCGCcggggagggaggagatggaggtgACCTTGGAGCAATCCGACAGCGACTCCCTGGACGCCGCCCCGCTCGTGTGCAAGTCGGCCAGCGCCCAAAACCTGTCGGGGCACTGGCAGAGACCCCCGGCCCGGGCGCCCGCCCTGCAGAAGTCACACAGCGTCGTCACCGGGGCGCGGGAGGAGGCCCTGCTGGCGGCCAGCAGAGCCGCCCGGGAGgggtggcacagcagcaggcagctctcAGCCCCGGCCTCGAGGCACCCTCCCGGCCGTGCCCCTCCCAGGGACGCCGGGAAGGCCAAAATCCCCGccaagagctgctcccaggaggaCGCGTCCCCCCTGGGCGATGCCAAGGCGCAGAAACACGTCACCTACGCGCCCACCAAGAGCGTCAGCATCGACAGCGCCCACCCGCCCAGGAAGGTGCGAGTGGCCGTGAGGAAAacgccccccgtgccccccgtcCGCTACGAGAGCCTGGGGAGGCACTCGGGGCCCGCTGGGGACTCCCTGGAGCCGGCGGAGCCACCGCGGGACCCCCCGGCACCGGCGGGAGAGGCGGAGGGGACACCGGAGGGGACACCAGAGGGACACCCGGGGCGCTCGTCCCCTAGCGCGGGGAAGGGCGGGCTGCTGAGCCCACCCCCCATCTCGGCACAGGTCTGTCCCTGGGAGCTGATCCAGGACGAGATCCTgagcaggaaacaaaaagccGCCGAGGCAGCAGAGTCAGGAATCCCCGGTGACACGGAGACCACCGGCCCCGAGCCCAAACCGGCCCCCGCCAAGACCTTCCGGAGCCTGGGCCTGGCCATCAAAGCCCTGAACCGCTCCCGGGGCAAGAGCATCctcagagggaggagggagagcgAGGGGAGCTTCAGGAagagggggagcagcaggagggagaagtcCAGTCTGGCCGAGGCTTCGGCCACGTCCCTCGGGGGCACCGGCCCGGACCCCGCTGCCAAAAGCCCCGAGGGGGGCAGGCAGAggccagagccccccagccGTGGGTACACGGTGCCCTGCCAGCACAACAACAACGCTGCCACCCCCGGGGAAGCCACGGGCTGGGGGGACAGCGGGACAGAAGGACAATGGGACAGTCTGGTGCCAGGGACAGCTGGTGGGGACGAAGTGGCAGAGCAGCCCGGTGGGAAAACACAGGTGGAGCCCCAGGAAGGGGACGGGGCTCCTGGGGTGGATCCAGGGAAGGACGTTCCTGCAGTGGATCCAGGGAAGGATGTTCCTGCAGTGGATCCAGGGAAGGACGTTCCTGCAGTGGATCCAGGGAAGGACGTTCCTGCAGTGGATCCAGGGAAGGATGTTCCTGCAGTGGATCCAGGGAAGGATGCTCCTGCAGTGGATCGAGGGAAGGATGCTCCTGCAGTCATGCTGGAGGAAGGAACAGCCAAAGGGCTCCAGGGGATGAATGGATCCATCCAGCCCCAGGAGCACACGGAGGAGGAGCAGCCACCTGCAAAGCCCACCCCaagcagcccccagccctccaCCACCAGCGTGCAGGGAGAGGCCAGGGGGAAGCCAAGGACTGGGGTTTTTCCCCCAGGATCCCTTGGAATCCCAGCGGGAAGGGGAGCTCTGCTGCGCCAAGAGGCCGTTGCTTCCCGGGAGGACGGGGGGCTCCCGGTGGGTGAGGAGAGCCCGGCAAAGGCACTGGGAAAGGGGAGCAGCCAGGATGAGCCCCTCGGTCCTGGGGGGAGCCAGGACACCGACAGAGCTCGGGATGCAGCGGGGAAAGCTGGga ctgtgcccaaaCCTTCATCCCAGCAAGCTGGGTCCGTGGACAGCAAAAAGGCCACCATCTGTCCGTGGGAAGTGGAGGATGAGCCACGTCCTAGAACAGAAATCTGCCCCTGGGaagaggctgcagctccagcagggaaggagggattgAGGCAGGACACCTCCAAAAGGGAAGGCAAGCCAGGATCCAGAGGAGTGGGAGATACCAAAGCAAAGCTGGCAGGGACGGGCGGCCGTcgggaacagcacagggacaccGGGATCTTCACAGAGCTCGTCaggaaaagcctggaaaaagcTGAGTCCAAGAAATCCCAGAGTATGGAGAGCATAAAGGAGGAGATCTGTCCTTGGGAGAGCCTGGGCACCGAGAAAGCCCTGGGACAACCCCCTGccaggagcacagcactgcccaaaTCACCTTCGGGGAAATCCCAGAGCACGGAGAGCCTGAAGGCAGAGATCTGTCCTTGGGAGGCTCAGGAGCCCAAATCCAGTGAAATCTGTCCCTGGGAGGGGGCTGAACCTCCATCAGGTAAAGAGAAACTCAGACCATCCACTGTGAGCAAAAGCCCTTCTGCAAGTCAGGATCTCCTGAAAGAAACTGGAGTTGGTGCATCcggaaaggaggagaaagcaaagagagaCCATGAGTCCATCTGTCCCTGGGAGAGCACAGACACGGAGCAGCCACTGCCCAAACTCCACACTGGGAGCACAGAGCCATCAAAGAAATCAGCAGAGATCTGTCCTTGGGAGGATCAGGAGGTCAAATCCAGTGACAAAGCTGAGATCTGTCCCTGGGAGAGCatggagcagcccctgggcaaAGCCCgtgcagggagcacagagccTTCCAAGAA atcccagagcacagagagccTGAAGGCAGAGATCTGTCCTTGGGAGGATCAGGAGCCCAAATCCAGTGACAAAGCTGAAATTTGTCCCTGGGAGGGGGCTGaacttcagctggaaaaaggaACAGCCCCAGGGAAGGACAGAGTCCCACCAAAGTCCTCCAAACCTGTGGAGAAGGGGAGCAGAGACCGTGAGTCCGTCTGTCCCTGGGAGAGCACGGACATCGAGCAGTCCCCAGGCAAAGCCCGTGCAGGGAGCACAGAACCTTCCAAGAAATCCCAGAGCAAGGAAAGCCTAAAGGCAGAGATCTGTCCTTGGGAGGGTCAGGAGCCCAAATCCAGTGACAAAGCTGAAATCTGTCCCTGGGAGAGCACAGACACGGAGCAGCCACAGGCCAAACCCtgtgcagggagcacagcactgcccaaaTCACCTTCCAAGAA atcccagagcacagagagccTGAAGGCAGAGATCTGTCCTTGGGAGGATCAGGAGCCCAAATCCAGTGACAAAGCTGAAATCTgtccctgggaaggggctgaacctccctcccagcagccaaaggcacagcaggtttcccaggggggctccaggggggaCAAGCGCATCACGCGCCAGGCAGCGCTGGCCAGCCCGGAGAGatccccagggaagggcagcagggacagggaggctGTGTGTCCCTGGGAGAGCCTGGGCACACAGGAACCCTCGGGAACATCCCATGTCgtgggcacagggctgcccaAATCACCTTCGGGGAaatcccagagcacagagagccTGAAGGCAGAGATCTGTCCTTGGGAGGATCAGGAGCCCAAATCCAGTGACAAAGCTGAAATCTGTCCCTGGGAA agcacagacacagagcaaCCCCTGGGCAAACCCCGTGCAGGGAGGACAGAGCCTTCCAAGAAATCCCAGAGCAAGGAAAGCCTGAAA GCAGAGATCTGTCCCTGGGAGGACCAGGAGCCCAAATCCATTGACAAA GCAGAGATCTGTCCCTGGGAGGGGGCTGAACCTCAGCTGGAGAAAGGAACAGCCCCAGGGAAGGACAGAGTCCCACCAAAGTCCTCCAAACCTgtggagaagaggagcagagACCGTGAGTCCGTCTGTCCCTGGGAGAGCACGGACACGGAGGATCTCTCCCTGAAAACTGCAATGGAGAAGGAGCCATCCAAGAAATCCGACAGCACGGAGAGCAGGAAATCTGAAATCTGCCCCTGGGAAACAGCAGAGCCCATGGGGTTGGAAAAGGAAAGCTCCAAAGCAGGTGTGCACCCACGGGGAGCTGACAGAACATCCCACCCCGGGATGGGAAAGCCAAAGCCggtggcaggagctggtgtTGGGTCTCCAACAGCCCTGCTGGAAAAATCCAAGGGCAGCTCTGATGGGGAGGCCAAACACAAGCCCCTGTGCCGGCTCCCGCCCAGCATCCAgcccccagggatgggcagcagctccaggcctGGCACTGGCCTGGCTGAGGTTTGTCCCTGGGAAGCAGAAGAGGCTCCATCAGCACCTGCCaagcccagcacagacacaagGAAAAGCTCGGAGGTGTGtccctgggaggaggagagggtggATCCCACCCCGACCCAccagggccagggcagagccagaggGACCCCCCGGGATGGAGAGGGGGGTGAGAGGGACACCCAGCCCGAGGTGTGCCCGTGGGATCACCAGTAG